Proteins from a single region of Candidatus Parcubacteria bacterium:
- a CDS encoding hypothetical protein (Derived by automated computational analysis using gene prediction method: GeneMarkS-2+.), with translation MKNPSSSKIKAGSLLLLLLSAFFVFNLNLQPAQAVLTATAEVSSIPQILADTKLTIKEKLAKIWQTFGANLISTTVRNTLNRVAIDAAKYVASAGEGQKPTYVVEDFSEYWKNIGDAAAGDFIDGLGKAWEADLCQPPSPNIQAKIGLGLVQQLYPDKPDCTLSNLVNNYSSAYEKLAAMQSGDYLKGIKVSFDPGGSELSAAMTLFGRVKEVSTKAEEDEKDKNTITQGWLDVRNIAGKLESAPGQAKDDLEGAKEVQRENLLKTTGDHFVDATNIFLNQLAYESFQRVMREINKGKSTSQPLDVSRFDDLKSSGFESLVQYGETIVSEKLASVVKPRFDVRGDYSILGELVACPDLSNPGPNNCVIDDKFSQAIADKLTVGEALKEGYLHGDWQISGDPKSESTYNTRSASILRKYRIVPITWEEAFDYVAKNNVKATFQDLVSCFDGSDDYNQFSSDFTDRNASWCQGKIDPNWVLKAPLNYCAKEGAGSQILSSYVTPEVEGVSSLMISRATDYCADSQTCIKEKVDGSCELYGYCNEERRTWRFNTDTCEPVFNTCQTFTNATDNQALSFLENTLDYSTCDANNVGCREYYAQGSYDPTSGSFTWDKNYPLFLNNRAPSCEASDEGCTQFLRGKPGWDEVNYVMDGGFLLNQVGDTNSIVNWHWPIEGTSAAGEIVNDGGKALQVSGGNGVMLYSDEKGSVLPKNMTAVSSWSYTLSADVKIISGDKLTLTFGGPIKQVETDSRDWVRLSITQEKTSTLNFYLTGYGSNVKFLVRNLKLTPNGRQTAFSYYGKYPIYQKLLPNYLESLCYTSSATGNYTLKEGAPAICSDYARKCNKEDVGCDLFRSVGDNFEVAAKANESDYCDSQCDGYDIYIAKESSIFSASADNIIPELTTICAASEAGCASFTNLDKVEQGGEGIEYYSQLKQCVKPQEASCGDFYSWDNSQLVVMSLRQNPNGLPYLINPDTSADCSKEIYNLSPSDPRYNPDCREFYSKDGRITYHLISETVTCSDNCNSYRLNTKNYDSTLKQSECTGTDKNWDDFSKSCQVCKNGGLWDPQQKACVYKAIPQEGKTCGAASVGCREYNGKKGNALRVVETYTFEGQTEFSGGTSNSDSIFKEGKSLAVSGAAFTDAENYAKENAAYALKFLAKPLNAGASLRFSFVNADGESAVFGVTSTNDSGDLKLNGDWQTYELSLDNLDHRPATERLRVETTGGVLLDNLVVSEITDRYYLVKGSSAIPGVCSYDINDVYRGPNYNLGCAGYSDRSGGLHYLRQFSELCRDSAVGCELLVQTNNNSNFFSFTYNQKLKDSNWTSACEEGSVGCHLVPGNEAVYMIFNQSKQCNQAATGCTRLGTIQNNLGVSSWGQTFKRLQPDLYRDKNRSPLCQVNEVGCDAWLYENGSASYFKNPGTNTCFYRNGKWLQTPVKRCDANNNGQIDKNENTGVACVSNADCGGSQCLTDENDYECLVDYGRTLGLNGNLVPSPRNKVGLCSAEASGCTEYIDPLSEHASNLLYNPGGAKVDGNDRDGWGPGYQEVTLKANRLYTISVDGSVSGLRVAIVSEGDEENELRPLDRYNFLSAPTREIVVSNNQALFYVQNLINPGGSVRIRIYRSSYGSSIYLREAIINYQLKAQLDFKSCNGLVDVDNGCVLFNERSQSGANGLRANIYNALGTKKGQAPVSCSGNDCTANQIIKVEPDRVCSNWLSCQTYVEDPETGERTCYKIGECNELDDKNECSSFISHTNPSRDPMNPNNKNTTGYALLDNYYLGQMKEVGSHAEATFTFESNAYSLSCRRDINVPSSSKLAPEKSRPCVFDNGINGDSLVLGPDQATTDYPAEGVGYLKVLNYYQISPHSENSPISVSKGKTYFINYLINTKNSNASAKLIITDDKDQVVVTFVDRASDGWERKIKKFTAPASGLIKIFLTSDTDNLAQGYVYFDDIYIEPVLQVGEDKYIAKECRLYPEGDSLSCLSVNQNVIKDGLYGYCLERDPANPKVCQLWYPVDQISPVARVYQSELGYNGKFPLYYCTEVDGNFSFVEKRVGKLNAFGARENYGEDWVYKKLGLDDGRPNLRRCNSTEIINGTDGCLCSNSASINESACGDGYTAVFAEPAGKASGLDSDYMVFIYCIPKQSELEIKTERKAFNTLSYLSYHGSSANCDFEYYDGWAPYNGLYNKPFAYARDPHTDEQSEFDNSNLENINENKNTEGSEFSSIMVLPNGQKVASALKHVANNNTMDSFQITCNKFSQFAGDQGESVSWTGRISRNTHFSETTPTFFSSVYNSFGRNRADVPFGSAALPDGFSFEKSGAVYLRNQYSQKNNETIFAGRPYGCAGSGCVNIGYCELDPNVYCLYKSGDTEFNKLTCASRGGGTCKPLWNAIPSEATAMNQLNNLFVNRYNNWVYNQASGLYTLNNSDAARFVYARQMGVISYTDNHPNNLSQKVKPSINNVKLSGVSGDNISVSGGRLNVATGLYRLNLNTKVNLEQQPLKRITIDWGDGTAQTVGGLDYKPDSNIPHAIYHYYLKNNYQIKIKAEDNWGAWQCLESSGTGWSENANCGL, from the coding sequence ATGAAAAACCCATCATCTTCAAAAATTAAAGCCGGCTCTTTGCTTTTACTGCTGCTGTCGGCTTTTTTTGTGTTCAATTTAAATTTACAGCCCGCCCAGGCGGTACTGACCGCTACCGCCGAGGTTTCCTCTATCCCGCAAATACTGGCTGATACAAAATTAACCATTAAAGAAAAACTGGCGAAAATTTGGCAGACTTTTGGCGCGAATTTAATTAGCACCACGGTGCGCAATACCTTAAACAGAGTTGCCATTGATGCCGCCAAATATGTCGCTTCTGCCGGAGAGGGGCAAAAGCCGACCTATGTCGTTGAAGACTTTAGTGAATATTGGAAAAATATTGGCGATGCTGCGGCCGGTGATTTTATTGATGGCTTGGGTAAGGCCTGGGAGGCGGATCTTTGCCAACCACCATCACCGAATATTCAGGCGAAAATTGGTTTAGGTTTAGTACAGCAGCTCTATCCTGATAAACCTGATTGCACTTTAAGCAACTTAGTTAATAATTACAGCTCGGCTTATGAAAAGTTAGCGGCGATGCAGAGCGGGGATTATTTAAAAGGCATTAAGGTCTCTTTTGATCCGGGAGGCAGCGAATTATCGGCGGCCATGACTCTTTTTGGGCGCGTTAAAGAGGTGAGCACCAAGGCGGAAGAAGATGAAAAAGATAAAAACACTATTACTCAGGGCTGGCTAGATGTCAGAAATATTGCTGGTAAATTAGAAAGTGCTCCCGGTCAGGCCAAAGATGATTTAGAGGGGGCAAAAGAGGTCCAACGGGAAAATCTTCTTAAAACGACCGGTGATCACTTTGTTGACGCGACTAATATTTTTCTCAATCAGCTCGCCTATGAATCTTTTCAAAGGGTGATGCGAGAAATCAATAAAGGTAAGAGCACGAGTCAGCCTTTAGACGTTAGCCGGTTTGATGATTTAAAAAGCAGTGGCTTTGAATCTCTGGTTCAATATGGCGAAACAATCGTTAGTGAAAAATTAGCGAGCGTGGTCAAGCCTCGTTTTGATGTCCGTGGTGATTATAGTATTTTAGGAGAGTTAGTCGCTTGCCCAGATTTAAGTAATCCTGGGCCGAACAACTGTGTGATTGATGATAAGTTTTCGCAAGCAATTGCTGATAAATTAACCGTCGGTGAGGCCTTAAAAGAAGGGTACTTGCATGGCGACTGGCAAATTAGCGGCGACCCGAAATCGGAAAGTACTTATAATACCCGCAGTGCTAGCATTTTACGGAAATATCGCATTGTCCCTATTACCTGGGAAGAGGCTTTTGATTATGTTGCGAAAAATAATGTTAAGGCTACTTTTCAAGATTTAGTTTCTTGTTTTGACGGTAGTGATGACTACAACCAGTTCTCCTCCGACTTCACTGATCGCAATGCCTCTTGGTGTCAAGGAAAAATTGACCCTAACTGGGTGCTTAAAGCCCCGCTTAATTATTGCGCCAAAGAAGGGGCCGGCAGTCAGATTCTTAGCAGTTATGTGACCCCCGAGGTGGAAGGGGTGTCATCGCTAATGATTTCTCGGGCCACTGATTATTGTGCCGATAGCCAGACTTGTATTAAGGAAAAAGTAGATGGCTCCTGCGAATTATATGGATATTGTAATGAAGAGCGCCGAACCTGGCGCTTTAACACTGATACCTGTGAGCCAGTTTTTAATACCTGTCAAACCTTTACTAATGCGACCGACAATCAAGCCCTGTCTTTTTTGGAGAATACTTTAGACTATAGTACTTGCGATGCCAATAATGTTGGTTGTCGCGAATACTATGCCCAGGGCTCTTATGATCCGACCAGCGGTTCTTTCACTTGGGATAAAAATTATCCCTTATTTCTAAATAATCGCGCTCCGTCTTGTGAGGCAAGCGATGAAGGTTGCACCCAATTTTTACGCGGTAAGCCCGGCTGGGACGAGGTTAACTATGTGATGGATGGGGGCTTTTTATTGAATCAGGTCGGCGATACTAACAGTATTGTGAACTGGCACTGGCCAATTGAGGGGACGTCTGCGGCTGGTGAAATTGTTAATGATGGTGGCAAGGCCTTACAGGTTAGTGGTGGTAACGGGGTTATGCTTTATTCTGATGAAAAGGGCAGTGTGTTGCCTAAAAATATGACGGCGGTCAGTAGCTGGTCTTATACTCTGTCGGCGGATGTAAAAATTATTTCTGGAGATAAGCTAACGCTCACTTTTGGTGGACCGATTAAACAGGTGGAAACTGATAGTCGTGATTGGGTGCGCCTTTCTATTACTCAAGAAAAGACGAGTACCCTTAATTTTTACTTAACCGGCTATGGTAGTAATGTTAAATTTTTAGTCCGCAACTTAAAGTTAACTCCTAATGGACGGCAGACCGCTTTTAGTTATTATGGTAAATATCCAATTTATCAAAAATTATTACCAAACTATTTAGAATCACTTTGCTACACCTCTTCAGCTACCGGCAACTATACTTTAAAAGAGGGTGCGCCAGCAATCTGTTCCGATTATGCCCGCAAGTGTAATAAAGAAGACGTTGGTTGTGATCTTTTCCGTTCCGTCGGCGATAACTTTGAAGTGGCCGCTAAGGCTAACGAAAGTGATTATTGCGATTCTCAGTGTGATGGTTATGATATTTATATTGCTAAAGAATCAAGTATTTTTTCCGCCAGTGCCGATAATATTATTCCTGAATTAACCACGATTTGTGCCGCCTCTGAAGCCGGCTGTGCTAGTTTTACCAACCTTGACAAGGTGGAGCAGGGTGGCGAAGGAATTGAGTATTACTCTCAACTTAAACAATGTGTAAAACCGCAAGAAGCTTCTTGTGGCGACTTCTATTCTTGGGATAATTCTCAGCTAGTGGTGATGTCTTTACGACAGAACCCCAATGGTCTCCCTTATTTAATTAATCCCGACACCAGCGCCGATTGCAGCAAAGAAATTTATAACTTGTCTCCCTCTGACCCTCGCTATAATCCTGATTGCCGAGAATTTTACAGTAAAGACGGACGAATTACTTATCATCTAATTTCCGAAACAGTTACTTGTTCCGATAACTGTAACTCTTATCGTTTAAATACAAAAAATTACGATTCCACTTTAAAACAGTCGGAATGTACTGGAACCGATAAGAATTGGGATGATTTTAGTAAGTCCTGCCAGGTTTGTAAAAATGGTGGACTTTGGGATCCGCAGCAAAAAGCCTGTGTCTATAAGGCGATTCCTCAAGAAGGAAAAACTTGTGGGGCCGCTAGTGTTGGTTGTCGAGAATATAACGGTAAGAAGGGGAACGCTTTGAGAGTGGTTGAAACTTATACTTTTGAGGGGCAAACAGAGTTCAGTGGCGGCACGTCAAATTCTGATTCCATTTTTAAAGAAGGGAAATCTTTGGCTGTCAGTGGTGCGGCCTTTACTGATGCCGAAAATTACGCCAAAGAAAACGCGGCCTATGCTTTAAAATTCTTAGCCAAGCCTCTAAATGCTGGCGCTAGTCTCCGTTTCTCTTTTGTAAATGCCGATGGTGAGTCAGCGGTCTTTGGGGTAACATCAACTAATGATAGTGGCGATCTCAAATTAAACGGCGACTGGCAAACCTATGAGTTGAGTTTAGATAATCTTGATCATCGTCCGGCAACAGAGCGCTTGCGAGTTGAAACTACGGGCGGAGTTCTCTTGGATAATTTGGTGGTTAGTGAAATTACTGATCGTTATTATCTAGTAAAGGGATCAAGTGCTATCCCTGGTGTTTGTTCTTATGACATTAATGATGTTTATCGGGGGCCAAATTATAATCTAGGTTGTGCCGGTTATTCGGATCGTTCCGGCGGCCTTCATTATTTACGCCAATTTAGTGAGCTTTGTCGGGATTCAGCGGTGGGCTGCGAACTCTTAGTTCAAACTAATAATAATTCCAATTTCTTTAGCTTTACTTATAACCAAAAACTTAAAGATAGTAATTGGACTTCGGCTTGTGAAGAGGGGTCGGTCGGCTGTCACTTAGTTCCAGGCAATGAGGCGGTTTATATGATCTTTAATCAAAGTAAACAATGTAATCAAGCCGCCACTGGTTGTACTCGTCTCGGCACTATCCAAAATAATCTCGGGGTTTCTTCTTGGGGGCAAACCTTTAAGCGCTTGCAGCCCGATTTGTATCGCGATAAAAATCGCAGTCCTCTTTGCCAAGTTAATGAGGTTGGCTGTGACGCTTGGCTTTACGAAAACGGCTCCGCTAGTTATTTCAAAAATCCAGGCACCAATACCTGTTTTTACCGCAACGGTAAATGGCTGCAAACCCCAGTTAAGCGCTGTGATGCAAATAATAATGGACAAATTGATAAAAATGAAAATACGGGCGTGGCTTGTGTCTCTAATGCTGATTGCGGCGGTTCTCAATGCTTAACCGATGAAAATGATTATGAATGCTTAGTTGATTATGGTCGTACTTTAGGTCTAAACGGTAATTTAGTGCCTTCACCGCGAAATAAAGTTGGTTTATGCTCGGCAGAAGCTTCAGGATGTACTGAATATATTGATCCGCTGAGCGAGCATGCAAGCAATTTACTTTATAATCCGGGTGGTGCCAAAGTTGATGGTAATGATCGTGATGGTTGGGGGCCGGGTTATCAAGAGGTAACTTTAAAGGCTAATCGCCTCTATACCATTTCTGTGGACGGTAGTGTTTCGGGGTTGCGGGTTGCTATTGTTAGTGAAGGAGATGAGGAAAATGAGCTCCGGCCGCTTGATCGTTATAACTTTTTAAGCGCTCCGACGAGAGAAATTGTTGTGTCAAATAATCAAGCTCTCTTCTATGTTCAGAATTTAATAAATCCGGGTGGTTCGGTTCGCATTCGTATTTATCGAAGCAGTTATGGGTCCTCGATTTATTTACGAGAGGCGATAATTAATTACCAGCTAAAAGCTCAGCTAGATTTTAAATCTTGTAATGGCCTTGTCGATGTTGATAATGGCTGTGTCCTCTTTAATGAGCGCAGTCAATCCGGAGCTAATGGTTTAAGAGCTAATATCTATAACGCCTTAGGGACCAAGAAGGGGCAAGCACCGGTTTCCTGCTCTGGCAATGACTGCACCGCCAACCAGATAATTAAAGTTGAGCCCGATCGGGTTTGTTCTAATTGGCTCTCTTGCCAGACCTATGTTGAAGATCCCGAGACCGGCGAGAGGACCTGTTATAAGATTGGTGAATGTAATGAGTTAGATGATAAAAATGAATGCTCTAGCTTCATCTCTCATACTAATCCAAGTCGTGACCCAATGAACCCTAATAATAAAAATACCACTGGTTATGCCTTGCTTGATAATTATTATCTCGGTCAAATGAAAGAAGTGGGCAGCCATGCGGAAGCCACCTTTACTTTTGAGAGTAACGCTTATAGCCTTTCCTGTCGTCGTGATATTAACGTTCCTAGCAGTTCTAAGCTAGCGCCAGAAAAATCTCGTCCTTGTGTCTTTGACAATGGTATTAATGGGGATAGTTTGGTTTTAGGCCCAGACCAAGCTACTACCGACTATCCGGCTGAAGGTGTTGGTTATTTGAAGGTTTTAAATTATTATCAAATTTCTCCGCATTCGGAAAACTCACCCATTAGTGTCTCGAAAGGAAAAACTTACTTCATTAATTATTTAATAAACACCAAAAATTCTAATGCCAGTGCTAAGTTAATTATTACTGATGACAAAGATCAGGTTGTCGTGACCTTTGTAGATCGGGCTTCTGATGGCTGGGAAAGAAAGATTAAAAAATTTACCGCTCCTGCTTCTGGGCTAATTAAGATTTTCTTAACTTCTGATACTGATAACTTAGCTCAAGGTTATGTTTACTTTGATGATATTTATATAGAGCCAGTTCTACAGGTCGGAGAAGATAAATATATTGCTAAAGAGTGCCGTTTATATCCGGAGGGCGATAGTCTTTCCTGCCTATCGGTGAACCAGAATGTTATCAAAGATGGTCTTTATGGCTACTGTTTAGAGCGCGACCCAGCGAATCCCAAAGTCTGCCAACTCTGGTACCCGGTTGATCAGATTTCTCCAGTGGCCCGTGTTTATCAATCAGAGCTAGGTTATAACGGCAAATTCCCGCTCTACTATTGTACGGAGGTAGATGGAAATTTCTCTTTTGTAGAAAAAAGAGTGGGGAAACTTAATGCTTTTGGGGCTCGCGAGAACTATGGCGAAGATTGGGTTTATAAAAAATTAGGTTTGGATGACGGAAGGCCTAATTTGCGACGTTGCAATAGTACGGAAATAATTAATGGTACTGATGGTTGTTTGTGCTCAAATTCTGCAAGTATTAATGAAAGCGCCTGTGGTGATGGGTATACGGCCGTTTTCGCTGAGCCAGCTGGAAAAGCGTCGGGGCTCGATAGTGATTACATGGTATTCATCTATTGTATCCCCAAACAGTCAGAATTAGAGATAAAAACTGAGCGTAAGGCGTTTAACACTCTTAGTTATTTATCGTATCACGGCAGCTCTGCCAATTGTGACTTCGAATATTATGATGGCTGGGCTCCTTATAATGGTCTTTATAATAAGCCCTTTGCTTACGCCAGAGACCCCCATACTGATGAACAAAGCGAGTTTGACAACAGTAATTTAGAAAATATCAATGAGAATAAGAATACAGAAGGATCAGAATTTAGTTCTATTATGGTATTGCCAAATGGGCAAAAAGTCGCAAGCGCTTTAAAGCATGTTGCTAATAATAATACAATGGACTCCTTTCAGATAACTTGTAATAAATTCTCTCAATTCGCTGGCGATCAAGGCGAATCGGTTTCCTGGACTGGTAGAATTAGCCGTAATACTCATTTTTCTGAAACTACGCCAACCTTCTTCTCTTCTGTTTATAATTCCTTCGGGCGCAATCGTGCCGATGTGCCTTTTGGATCGGCCGCCCTTCCCGATGGCTTTAGCTTCGAAAAGAGTGGGGCTGTTTATTTGCGCAATCAGTATTCACAAAAGAATAATGAAACTATCTTCGCTGGCCGCCCTTATGGCTGTGCTGGCTCAGGTTGCGTAAATATTGGCTATTGTGAATTAGATCCTAATGTTTATTGTTTGTATAAGAGTGGCGACACTGAATTTAATAAACTTACCTGTGCCTCCCGGGGTGGTGGCACTTGTAAACCGCTCTGGAACGCTATTCCTAGTGAAGCGACAGCCATGAACCAATTAAATAATTTATTTGTTAATCGATATAACAATTGGGTCTATAATCAAGCTAGCGGTTTATACACTCTTAATAATTCCGACGCTGCCCGTTTCGTTTATGCTCGCCAGATGGGAGTTATTTCTTATACTGATAATCACCCTAATAATCTTAGTCAAAAAGTTAAACCTAGTATTAACAATGTTAAACTTTCCGGTGTTAGTGGTGACAATATCTCGGTGAGTGGCGGGCGCTTAAATGTGGCTACCGGGCTTTATCGCCTCAATCTCAATACTAAAGTGAACTTAGAACAGCAGCCATTAAAGAGAATTACAATTGATTGGGGGGATGGCACCGCTCAAACGGTAGGGGGCTTAGACTACAAGCCGGATTCTAATATTCCTCACGCCATCTATCATTATTATCTGAAAAATAATTATCAAATAAAGATTAAAGCGGAGGATAATTGGGGGGCGTGGCAATGCTTAGAAAGTAGTGGGACTGGTTGGTCAGAAAACGCTAATTGTGGCCTCTAA
- a CDS encoding hypothetical protein (Derived by automated computational analysis using gene prediction method: GeneMarkS-2+.) codes for MGVDEKLLDINREAEEKAGDLQAAKREMSLGATPEESAGLSLREQVQVSRQEELRANKKQEKNKSLETNPVRLATDSLLKGAWKNLITSWGLTLLYIDLHVILNKVFGDKFFGPLGEEWTPAKIRHLSGSEIKKTAGCLKAGETPGCAILNLLVLAIIIGLLALVSLIYSVISDPVGTFWKILSDWVSKNLSSFAAIFK; via the coding sequence ATGGGTGTTGACGAAAAGCTACTGGATATTAACAGAGAAGCGGAAGAAAAGGCTGGAGATTTGCAGGCCGCTAAAAGAGAAATGTCTTTAGGCGCTACTCCAGAAGAAAGCGCCGGTTTGAGTTTACGTGAACAGGTTCAGGTTAGCCGACAAGAAGAGTTGCGTGCGAACAAGAAGCAAGAAAAAAACAAATCCTTAGAAACTAATCCTGTTCGACTCGCGACTGATTCCTTGCTAAAAGGAGCTTGGAAAAATTTAATTACCAGTTGGGGGCTGACTCTTTTATATATTGATTTGCATGTTATTTTGAATAAAGTTTTTGGAGATAAATTTTTTGGTCCATTAGGCGAAGAATGGACCCCGGCAAAAATTAGACACCTGAGTGGTAGTGAAATCAAAAAAACTGCCGGATGTTTAAAGGCCGGTGAGACTCCAGGTTGTGCTATTCTTAATTTATTGGTGCTAGCGATTATTATCGGCCTACTCGCTTTAGTTTCTTTAATCTATTCCGTTATTTCCGACCCGGTGGGAACATTCTGGAAAATTTTGTCTGATTGGGTTTCTAAAAATTTATCTAGTTTCGCTGCTATATTCAAATAA